One Bacteroidota bacterium DNA window includes the following coding sequences:
- a CDS encoding TolC family protein: MKSLCLLLLAASALAATARAQEPAELTLEGCIALAFHQSYAMQSATQRYVSAKKSFEAQSLITGTTVDLSLRLPDYNESLTNQFNPLSQRYEFYQLQTTYLRSDLSVNQPIVLSGGTLSLSGDFFKRNQITGSAGTSDELKDYFSNFQVQLQQPLLSANTLRIGRDQARLRESQSSSSFRKDQLDVVFSVTDAFYAAYRSSQEEQISQEQVKQNEESYETARGKYAAGLIPEVEFLQSDVDLVMSKNQLLNNRREASRAKNALKLLLGLRLESAITLKADLRFTPIAVDQETAIRKATENRAELLNALTSREISRMEVDIASSRRRVRLDLTASYGLNRSDTQLESVFRDYGRNRSVALQVSVPLFDWGRHALEVEAAEAEMKSAELTYANTEQQIRQEIIDLLSRISVAESRIEVLAKSVEVAQKGYEISLERFRSGTITSNDIAQAQQRLTNSKLNNLVALIDYRLGVADLTRKTLWDFEGNRPVDLPAPLE; the protein is encoded by the coding sequence ATGAAGTCTCTCTGTCTTCTACTGTTGGCCGCCTCGGCACTGGCGGCGACGGCGCGAGCCCAGGAACCGGCCGAGCTGACCCTCGAGGGCTGCATCGCTCTTGCGTTCCATCAAAGCTACGCGATGCAGAGCGCGACCCAGCGCTACGTCTCGGCGAAAAAGAGCTTCGAGGCGCAATCCCTGATCACCGGGACGACCGTCGACCTCAGCCTGCGGCTCCCCGATTACAACGAATCGCTGACAAACCAGTTCAACCCGCTTTCCCAGCGGTACGAGTTCTATCAGCTCCAAACGACCTACCTGAGGAGCGATCTCTCGGTCAACCAGCCGATCGTGCTGAGCGGGGGGACCCTCTCTCTCTCGGGGGATTTTTTCAAGCGGAACCAGATCACCGGGTCCGCGGGCACGTCCGACGAGCTGAAGGACTACTTTAGTAATTTCCAGGTTCAGCTCCAGCAGCCTCTCCTTTCCGCCAACACGCTGAGGATTGGCAGGGATCAGGCGCGGCTGCGCGAAAGCCAGTCCTCTTCAAGTTTCCGGAAGGACCAGCTCGACGTCGTGTTCAGTGTCACCGACGCATTCTATGCCGCGTACCGCTCTTCCCAGGAGGAGCAGATCTCGCAGGAGCAGGTCAAGCAGAATGAAGAGTCCTATGAAACCGCGAGGGGCAAGTATGCCGCCGGCCTGATCCCGGAGGTGGAATTCCTGCAGTCCGACGTCGACCTTGTCATGAGCAAGAACCAGCTGTTGAACAACCGCCGCGAAGCCTCGCGAGCGAAGAACGCGCTGAAACTTCTCCTCGGCCTTCGCCTCGAAAGCGCGATTACGTTGAAAGCCGACCTCCGCTTCACGCCCATCGCGGTCGACCAGGAAACGGCGATCCGCAAGGCGACCGAGAACCGGGCGGAGTTATTGAACGCCCTCACCTCGCGGGAAATCTCCCGTATGGAAGTCGACATCGCGTCGTCCCGCCGAAGAGTGCGCCTCGATCTGACCGCCAGTTACGGCCTGAACCGGAGCGACACGCAGCTCGAATCGGTCTTCCGGGACTACGGGAGAAACCGGAGCGTCGCGCTGCAGGTGTCGGTCCCGCTGTTCGACTGGGGACGCCATGCTCTCGAGGTCGAGGCGGCGGAAGCGGAGATGAAGAGCGCGGAATTGACCTACGCGAACACCGAACAGCAGATCAGGCAGGAAATTATCGATCTGTTGTCCCGGATATCGGTCGCAGAATCCCGCATCGAGGTGCTCGCGAAGAGCGTCGAGGTGGCCCAGAAGGGCTATGAGATCAGCCTCGAGCGGTTCCGCTCCGGAACCATCACGAGCAATGATATCGCCCAGGCGCAACAGCGATTGACCAACTCAAAGCTCAATAATCTGGTGGCTCTCATCGATTACCGGCTCGGGGTGGCGGACCTGACAAGGAAGACTCTCTGGGATTTCGAGGGAAACAGGCCTGTCGACCTCCCGGCCCCCCTGGAATAG
- a CDS encoding response regulator — protein sequence MNILIIEDDAASRMLLEKLLNSMGHQVKSTGAVLPAFEMIRKGDLDLILMDIRLPGLSGISFTRKLKTYPEFRDIPIIAMTGYTKDSPEHHAIRSGCDAYLEKPIDSRSLETAIATVMSDRKAGKNGTSPPADG from the coding sequence ATGAACATTCTTATCATCGAAGACGATGCCGCGAGCCGCATGCTCCTGGAAAAGCTCTTGAATTCCATGGGGCACCAGGTCAAGTCCACCGGCGCCGTTCTTCCGGCCTTCGAGATGATCAGAAAGGGGGACCTCGATCTCATTCTGATGGATATCAGGCTGCCCGGGTTGAGCGGAATCTCGTTTACCCGCAAATTGAAGACCTACCCGGAATTTCGCGACATCCCGATCATCGCGATGACCGGATACACGAAGGATTCTCCCGAACACCACGCGATCAGGTCCGGATGCGACGCCTACCTCGAGAAACCGATCGATTCTCGATCCCTGGAGACCGCGATCGCGACTGTGATGTCCGATAGAAAAGCCGGGAAGAATGGAACGTCGCCTCCGGCAGACGGCTGA
- a CDS encoding ABC transporter permease has product MNFRESAEVGLTGLLTHKLRSLLTALGIIFGVAAVIAMLSIGEGARREALEQIRLMGVNNVIIRAKDPTQQSFSKAKANFSPGLTMLDGEAIREICPMIESIVPQWEKTVAAQYRSERKDIKIIATTPEFLPVFNYALNEGVFLAGSNLERQDNVCVIGNGVKDKLFHFEDPLGKQIKLDNQWFLVVGVMEKQLSQTKKIENLQLRNLNMDVYLPLTTAQYKMERLKGSTGGSAVFFGGGARFTSGSSTRVPRQQLDQLVVKVAGERALDEVIPVINHILARRHYGIDDYEVIVPDALVDQSQKTQRIFNVVMGAIAGISLLVGGIGIMNIMLASVLERTREIGVRRAMGARRSDVLAQFLTEAIVLSVAGGLAGIVVGYALTEIITLYAEWRTIISLPAVALAFIVSVGVGIAFGYYPARKAAFQNPIESLRYE; this is encoded by the coding sequence GTGAACTTCAGGGAGAGCGCCGAGGTCGGCCTCACCGGGCTCCTGACTCACAAGCTTCGCTCCCTCCTCACCGCACTCGGAATCATCTTCGGGGTGGCGGCGGTCATCGCAATGCTTTCGATCGGGGAGGGCGCCCGCCGCGAGGCGCTGGAGCAGATCCGCCTGATGGGTGTCAATAATGTCATCATCCGGGCGAAGGATCCGACGCAGCAAAGCTTCTCCAAGGCGAAGGCAAATTTCTCCCCCGGGCTTACGATGCTGGACGGAGAGGCGATCCGGGAGATCTGTCCGATGATCGAGTCCATCGTTCCGCAATGGGAGAAGACGGTGGCCGCCCAGTACCGGAGCGAACGGAAAGACATCAAGATCATCGCCACCACACCCGAATTCCTTCCCGTGTTCAATTATGCTCTCAACGAGGGGGTCTTCCTGGCCGGGTCGAATCTGGAGCGGCAGGACAATGTGTGTGTCATCGGGAACGGCGTCAAGGACAAGCTCTTCCATTTCGAAGATCCGCTCGGCAAACAGATCAAGCTCGACAACCAGTGGTTCCTCGTCGTCGGCGTCATGGAGAAACAGCTCAGCCAGACCAAAAAGATCGAGAACCTCCAGCTCCGGAACCTGAACATGGACGTCTACCTTCCTCTTACGACGGCGCAATATAAAATGGAGAGACTCAAGGGCTCGACCGGCGGCAGTGCCGTCTTTTTCGGAGGCGGGGCCCGGTTTACGAGCGGGAGCAGCACCCGCGTTCCGCGGCAGCAGCTCGACCAGCTGGTGGTGAAGGTCGCGGGTGAGCGAGCGCTCGACGAGGTGATTCCCGTGATCAACCATATCCTCGCGCGGCGGCACTACGGGATCGATGATTACGAGGTGATCGTCCCCGACGCCCTGGTCGACCAAAGCCAGAAAACCCAGCGGATCTTCAATGTGGTCATGGGAGCGATTGCGGGGATCTCGCTACTGGTGGGGGGGATCGGAATCATGAATATCATGCTCGCCTCCGTGCTCGAACGGACGCGGGAGATCGGGGTCCGGCGCGCGATGGGAGCGCGGAGGTCGGACGTACTCGCGCAGTTCCTCACCGAGGCGATCGTTCTCAGCGTCGCGGGCGGCCTCGCGGGAATCGTCGTCGGATACGCCCTCACGGAGATCATCACTCTCTATGCGGAGTGGCGCACGATCATTTCGCTGCCGGCCGTCGCCCTGGCCTTCATCGTGTCGGTGGGGGTGGGGATTGCGTTCGGATACTACCCGGCCCGGAAGGCGGCGTTCCAGAACCCGATTGAGTCGCTTCGTTACGAGTAA
- a CDS encoding glycoside hydrolase, producing MTRRTLRLLILTVLLLELACNLAGQERDLFREFHWRMIGPYRGGRTVGVAGIPGQPNVFYIGVNNGGVWRTDDYGQTWSPIFDDQPTGSIGAIAIAPSDPSVLYVGSGEGLQRPDLSVGDGMFKSTDRGASWRHLGLADARQIGDVIVDPRDPNRLFVAVLGHPYGPNEQRGVFRSTDGGGKWEKILYKDENTGAIALAFDPGNPAIIYADLWSSRLGPWENGGWEGKTSGLYKSTDGGASWRPLTQGLPTAEQGLGRIGFAIAPTDPSRLYAIVESPSRGGVYRSGDGGEHWIRVNSEERVFGRGSDFAEVQVDPRDKEVIFVANTSVYRSVDGGSTFTAIKGSPGGDDYHTIWINPLNPDIMLLAADQGAVVTVNGGKTWSSWYNQPTAQFYHVITDHQFPYSVYGGQQESGSAGVASRGNDGRITFRDWHPVGADEWAYVAPDPLHPDTIYGGKVTRFRKSTGQVQNIAPEAIRSGRYRTLRTAPLVFSPAEPHTLYFAANVVFKTTTGGESWDIVSPDLSRELPEVPSNIGIFRTPEMATQPRRGTIYALSPSPLKEGTLWAGTDDGYVHLTTDGGSSWKNVTPPALTPWSKVAGIEGGHFDPATAYMAVNRIRLDDMRPHIYRTHDGGKSWNEIVKGLPADGPVNVVREDPVRAGLLVAGTERAVYVSFDDGLNWRSLRQNMPATSIRDLVIYDDDIVVGTHGRSFWILDNITPLRQLDRSGRPVHTQLFAPATAFRVRWNLNTDTPLPPDEPTGENPPDGALVDYFLERDADSVRLDIVDQGGNLVRTFSSTDRADSVNEQDLRITTDWLLRTAILSSGAGMHRFVWDLRFAPPPGFRRWYPISATPRHTAPEPHGPWVQPGTYTVKLRTGGKTYTQPITIKMDPRAGTPPVKLEEQFSLSMECYRGLERVHHAVQQVHHLRDEIHTLSATINNPAWNDSLASLEKKLGKLEGSEITDGVDIVYFSVGGVRAADETFSGVKTKLLYLMMLLQGADAPATRTQIAEVGDQKQVVESLLQRWETVREGDLPVLNNHLVKLGVAPLKAE from the coding sequence TTGACTCGTCGCACCCTTCGCCTACTGATTCTTACGGTCCTCCTGCTGGAACTCGCCTGCAATCTCGCGGGACAGGAGCGTGATTTATTCCGCGAATTCCACTGGAGGATGATCGGACCCTATCGCGGGGGCCGAACAGTCGGCGTCGCCGGCATTCCCGGCCAGCCGAACGTGTTCTATATCGGAGTCAACAACGGCGGTGTTTGGAGGACCGACGATTATGGCCAGACCTGGAGCCCGATCTTCGACGACCAACCCACCGGCTCTATCGGGGCGATTGCAATCGCCCCGTCGGATCCGTCGGTTCTCTATGTCGGAAGCGGCGAGGGGTTGCAGCGGCCTGACCTCTCGGTCGGGGACGGAATGTTCAAGAGCACCGACCGGGGCGCAAGCTGGAGGCATCTCGGGCTCGCCGATGCCCGGCAGATCGGTGACGTGATTGTGGATCCGCGCGATCCGAACCGGCTGTTTGTCGCCGTCCTCGGGCATCCGTACGGACCGAACGAGCAGCGGGGCGTCTTCCGGTCGACTGACGGCGGCGGGAAATGGGAAAAAATTCTTTACAAGGATGAGAACACGGGAGCGATCGCTCTCGCCTTCGATCCCGGGAATCCCGCGATCATCTACGCCGACCTCTGGTCGTCGAGGCTGGGCCCCTGGGAAAACGGAGGGTGGGAGGGGAAAACAAGCGGGCTGTACAAGTCGACCGATGGAGGCGCATCATGGAGGCCGCTTACCCAGGGGCTGCCCACCGCCGAACAGGGCCTGGGGCGGATCGGCTTCGCCATCGCACCGACCGATCCGTCGCGTCTCTACGCGATTGTCGAGTCGCCCTCCCGGGGCGGGGTCTACCGGTCCGGGGATGGCGGCGAGCACTGGATCAGGGTCAACAGTGAGGAACGAGTGTTCGGCCGGGGGAGCGATTTTGCGGAGGTGCAGGTCGATCCGCGGGACAAGGAGGTCATCTTCGTCGCGAACACCTCAGTCTATCGCTCCGTTGACGGAGGATCGACCTTTACCGCGATCAAGGGTTCTCCCGGAGGGGATGATTACCACACGATCTGGATCAACCCGCTGAATCCGGACATCATGCTTCTCGCGGCGGACCAGGGAGCAGTCGTCACGGTCAATGGTGGGAAAACGTGGAGCTCGTGGTACAACCAGCCGACCGCCCAGTTCTACCATGTCATCACCGATCATCAGTTCCCTTACTCCGTCTACGGAGGGCAGCAGGAGAGCGGCAGCGCCGGGGTCGCGAGCCGGGGAAACGACGGAAGGATCACGTTCCGCGACTGGCATCCCGTCGGCGCGGATGAGTGGGCCTATGTCGCTCCCGATCCCCTTCATCCGGACACCATCTACGGCGGGAAAGTCACCCGCTTCAGGAAATCGACGGGCCAGGTGCAGAACATCGCTCCCGAAGCGATCCGCTCGGGCAGGTACAGAACGCTGCGCACGGCGCCCCTCGTTTTTTCGCCGGCCGAACCGCACACACTCTATTTCGCCGCGAACGTCGTCTTCAAAACCACGACCGGCGGGGAGAGCTGGGATATCGTCAGCCCCGATCTTTCGAGGGAGCTTCCGGAAGTTCCGTCGAACATCGGGATCTTCCGGACTCCGGAAATGGCAACTCAACCCCGCCGCGGCACCATCTATGCGCTCTCGCCGTCGCCCCTGAAGGAAGGGACCCTCTGGGCAGGAACGGATGACGGCTATGTCCACCTGACCACCGACGGCGGTTCGTCCTGGAAGAACGTCACGCCTCCGGCGCTGACCCCGTGGAGCAAAGTCGCCGGTATCGAGGGGGGTCATTTCGATCCCGCGACCGCCTACATGGCGGTCAACCGGATCCGGCTCGACGACATGCGGCCGCACATCTACCGGACACACGACGGCGGAAAGTCGTGGAACGAAATTGTGAAGGGCCTCCCGGCCGACGGGCCTGTCAACGTGGTCCGTGAGGACCCCGTTCGGGCGGGACTGCTTGTCGCGGGGACGGAGCGGGCTGTCTATGTGTCGTTCGACGACGGCCTCAACTGGAGATCCCTCCGTCAAAATATGCCTGCCACCTCGATCCGGGATCTCGTTATTTACGATGACGACATCGTGGTGGGGACTCACGGGCGCTCCTTCTGGATCCTTGACAATATTACGCCGCTACGACAGCTTGACCGGAGCGGCCGTCCGGTGCATACTCAGTTGTTCGCGCCGGCGACCGCCTTCAGGGTGAGGTGGAACCTCAACACCGACACCCCGCTTCCTCCGGATGAACCCACGGGCGAAAATCCCCCGGACGGTGCGCTCGTCGACTATTTTCTTGAGCGTGACGCGGATAGCGTGAGGCTCGACATCGTCGATCAGGGGGGAAACCTGGTTCGGACCTTTTCAAGCACCGATCGTGCCGATTCCGTCAACGAACAGGACCTCCGGATCACCACCGACTGGCTCCTGCGTACGGCGATCCTTTCTTCCGGAGCGGGGATGCACCGATTCGTATGGGATCTGCGCTTCGCGCCTCCGCCAGGGTTCCGAAGGTGGTATCCGATCTCGGCGACGCCCCGTCACACCGCTCCGGAGCCCCACGGACCGTGGGTCCAGCCAGGCACCTATACGGTGAAGCTCCGCACGGGCGGGAAAACCTACACCCAACCGATCACGATCAAAATGGATCCCCGCGCCGGCACTCCGCCGGTGAAGCTCGAGGAACAATTCTCACTCTCGATGGAGTGCTACAGGGGCCTCGAGCGTGTCCACCACGCGGTCCAGCAGGTCCATCACCTCCGGGACGAGATACACACTCTCTCGGCCACGATCAATAACCCCGCATGGAACGACTCACTCGCTTCCCTCGAGAAGAAGCTTGGCAAACTCGAGGGCTCGGAAATCACCGACGGTGTGGATATCGTCTATTTCAGCGTGGGCGGGGTGAGGGCCGCGGACGAGACGTTCAGCGGTGTGAAGACAAAGCTTCTCTATCTCATGATGCTCCTTCAGGGAGCCGACGCGCCGGCGACAAGAACGCAGATCGCCGAAGTGGGGGACCAGAAGCAGGTGGTGGAGAGCCTCTTGCAACGGTGGGAGACGGTCAGGGAGGGGGACCTTCCCGTTCTGAACAATCATCTTGTCAAACTCGGGGTCGCTCCGTTGAAGGCGGAGTGA
- a CDS encoding efflux RND transporter periplasmic adaptor subunit encodes MKFPVNSLHHLREKKFLYPLIGLPLFLIIAAVFSPKSAAVATSDVKTGEFLVSITVSGEIKAAKSVTLSSPGVWYGSDLQIVWLIPEGTTVKEGDVIARLDTANVVKFLNDQQSQLNISLSDLAKFEADHRANMDQLGAEQKNAEFQFELSKLSVERVRFEAEVQRKEKELQLKRDSIAVEQVKLKLMTQTEINKSEINKVNVQIAKARSDVEKAKHDLRMFTLRAPMPGLVVYEMNWRTSKKVAISDQIWPGMSVISLPDLSKMQVTGNVNEVDVSKVKKGQKVNIKLDAFPDRSFHGTVASVGTIGQQIDRSSSIKTFEVVVDIGESDPVLKPGMTTSLEVVVETIPRAVYVPLESVFTKNGKTVVYLGDRSSPKEAEVETGVRNGNFVTILKGLKGDEKVTLRDPTLKDEPAGNETAAKETKL; translated from the coding sequence ATGAAGTTCCCTGTGAATTCGCTTCATCATCTTCGCGAGAAAAAGTTCCTCTATCCCCTCATCGGCCTCCCGCTGTTCCTGATCATCGCGGCGGTCTTCTCTCCCAAATCAGCCGCCGTTGCCACCTCCGATGTGAAAACGGGGGAATTCCTCGTCTCGATCACGGTCAGCGGCGAAATCAAGGCGGCAAAATCCGTCACGCTCTCCAGTCCGGGCGTCTGGTACGGAAGCGACCTCCAGATCGTCTGGCTGATCCCGGAGGGGACGACCGTCAAGGAGGGGGACGTGATCGCGCGCCTTGACACCGCGAACGTCGTGAAATTCCTGAACGACCAGCAATCGCAGTTGAATATCAGCCTTTCCGACCTCGCGAAGTTCGAGGCGGATCACCGGGCCAACATGGACCAGCTCGGGGCGGAACAGAAGAACGCCGAGTTTCAGTTCGAACTTTCGAAGCTGAGCGTCGAGCGTGTCCGCTTCGAAGCCGAGGTGCAGCGTAAGGAAAAGGAGCTGCAACTCAAGCGGGACAGCATCGCGGTGGAGCAGGTGAAACTGAAACTCATGACGCAGACGGAAATCAACAAATCCGAGATCAACAAGGTGAACGTTCAGATTGCGAAGGCGCGCTCCGACGTCGAGAAGGCGAAGCACGATCTCCGGATGTTTACGCTCCGGGCCCCGATGCCGGGGCTCGTGGTCTACGAGATGAACTGGAGGACGAGCAAGAAGGTCGCGATCTCCGATCAGATCTGGCCGGGGATGTCCGTCATCAGCCTTCCGGACCTTTCGAAGATGCAGGTGACGGGGAATGTGAACGAGGTCGATGTCAGCAAGGTGAAGAAGGGACAGAAAGTCAACATCAAACTCGACGCGTTCCCCGACCGCTCCTTCCACGGGACCGTCGCCTCGGTGGGGACCATCGGGCAGCAGATCGACCGCTCGTCGAGTATCAAGACGTTCGAGGTGGTCGTGGACATCGGCGAGTCCGACCCGGTCCTTAAGCCGGGAATGACCACCAGCCTCGAGGTTGTCGTGGAGACAATCCCCCGGGCGGTGTACGTTCCTCTCGAATCGGTCTTCACCAAGAACGGGAAAACCGTCGTCTACCTGGGCGACCGCTCGAGTCCGAAGGAAGCGGAGGTGGAAACCGGGGTCAGGAACGGCAACTTCGTCACGATCCTGAAGGGCTTGAAAGGGGACGAAAAAGTCACGCTCCGCGACCCCACTCTCAAGGATGAGCCTGCGGGGAATGAAACGGCGGCCAAGGAGACCAAATTGTGA
- a CDS encoding DUF2723 domain-containing protein yields the protein MNGKLVHRGIGALVFLISAVQFLSTVQPSVSFWDPGEISAAAYLLLVPHPPGGPLFSIVGRVLFLLPIPGNIGLRINLLSVFSSAFSVLLLYLIAVKLIEGMRNRPAGQPWDHAGTRISAATGALALSFCDTFWFNGTESNYFAGSTLLYSLIVWLMLTWNENAEKPRSTRYLVMAAFLVGLSAGVHLMSVLAISAVVMVVVLRRSVTDDDACRKSAYVFLIHVVVILLVAAGMWANLTSAQAPTPDEYHQYDSNFKLIMAAVSALFVALFWKRVFHRNSFYLAVAAGGVAMGIAYPGVVKVLPALLREIAGNDSTIGVLALAAILAALGALAYWLQRQQKVMLHTAVLGIMVAIIGFTTYTLIIIRANQDPPMNEDDPKTFSGLVTYLNREQYGEFPIFKRRWSGEPQHQTTFSNYSSDLDFFWRYQIDHMFNRYVFWNFIGRESTVQDTGVNWGQLFGIPFFVALFGLYYHFKNDWKMASVFLMLFVLMGYLITFYQNQQESQPRERDYFYSGAYFIMAVWIALGLRGLLDLVAGSLRRSTLLKPAFAGTLLLGIVMIPGRMFQTNHFTHDRSGDWIPWDTAYNLLQSCLPDAVLFTNGDNDTFPLWYLQDVEGVRQDIRVVNLSLVNTNWYIKQLKHLEPFGAKKVAIGMSDATIDRLQPIQWKPRVLTIPVPKQTFQEFGVTDTSLINRGSISFTMPATLNFGDVQAIRVQDIMVREIIEQNAWKRPISFAMTCSEDTKIGAGQYMRLEGFAYRLLPQKRNPDANVEFLNEPVLRKCLFDSSAGYSTTYKPGFRFRGLNDPTVFKDDNQVHYIQNYRYVFARLASYYITVTHENAKAVETLDRMQRLIPPGVIEMDFRFLYSIANLYSSAGADQRFRALADTIEQLAMNQTRITPMDFEGFYSPYRILLDLYDKKGEYLKAAGILERVDSLSPGNAQIRKEIERYKALAASPKTADSAALRK from the coding sequence ATGAACGGCAAACTGGTCCACCGCGGTATCGGTGCCCTTGTCTTCCTCATTTCGGCGGTTCAGTTTCTCTCCACCGTGCAGCCGTCGGTCTCATTCTGGGACCCCGGCGAAATCTCGGCCGCCGCGTACCTGCTGCTGGTCCCCCATCCCCCGGGCGGACCCCTCTTTTCGATCGTCGGGCGGGTACTCTTCCTGCTTCCGATCCCCGGGAACATCGGGCTTCGCATCAACCTTCTCTCCGTCTTCTCGAGCGCCTTTTCCGTCCTTCTCCTCTATCTCATTGCGGTAAAGCTCATCGAGGGGATGCGGAACCGTCCCGCCGGGCAGCCATGGGATCATGCCGGAACACGGATCTCCGCCGCGACGGGCGCGCTCGCCCTCTCGTTCTGCGATACCTTCTGGTTTAACGGCACGGAATCCAACTACTTCGCCGGTAGCACGCTGCTCTATTCGCTGATCGTCTGGTTGATGCTGACCTGGAACGAAAACGCCGAAAAGCCGCGAAGCACCCGCTACCTCGTGATGGCGGCCTTCCTCGTCGGCCTGTCGGCGGGGGTCCACCTGATGAGCGTCCTGGCGATCTCGGCGGTGGTCATGGTGGTCGTCCTGAGGCGTTCTGTGACCGACGACGACGCGTGCCGGAAGAGCGCGTACGTATTCTTGATTCACGTAGTCGTGATTCTGCTCGTGGCGGCCGGAATGTGGGCGAACCTCACCTCCGCCCAGGCTCCCACGCCCGACGAGTACCACCAGTATGATTCGAACTTCAAGCTGATCATGGCGGCGGTCAGCGCGCTGTTCGTCGCGCTCTTCTGGAAGCGCGTGTTCCACCGGAATTCGTTCTACCTCGCAGTCGCGGCCGGAGGCGTCGCCATGGGGATCGCCTATCCGGGCGTCGTGAAAGTTCTTCCGGCCCTCCTCCGGGAAATAGCCGGGAACGACAGCACGATCGGCGTCCTCGCGCTGGCGGCAATTCTCGCGGCTCTCGGCGCCCTCGCGTACTGGTTACAGAGGCAGCAGAAGGTGATGCTGCATACGGCGGTGCTCGGAATCATGGTCGCGATCATCGGCTTTACCACGTACACGCTCATCATCATCAGGGCCAATCAGGATCCGCCGATGAACGAGGACGACCCGAAGACATTCTCGGGACTCGTGACCTATCTGAACCGGGAGCAATACGGTGAATTTCCGATCTTCAAGAGGAGATGGTCGGGAGAGCCGCAGCATCAAACGACGTTCAGCAATTACTCCAGCGACCTGGATTTCTTCTGGCGATACCAGATCGATCACATGTTCAACCGCTACGTCTTCTGGAATTTTATCGGGAGGGAGTCGACCGTCCAGGATACGGGGGTGAACTGGGGCCAGCTCTTCGGGATTCCCTTCTTCGTCGCGCTCTTCGGGCTCTACTACCATTTCAAGAACGACTGGAAGATGGCCTCGGTGTTCCTGATGCTGTTTGTCCTGATGGGGTATCTCATCACGTTCTACCAGAACCAGCAGGAGTCCCAGCCGCGCGAGCGCGACTATTTTTATTCCGGGGCCTATTTTATCATGGCAGTCTGGATCGCCCTGGGGTTGCGGGGACTCCTCGACCTCGTGGCGGGGAGCCTCCGCCGCAGCACTCTGCTCAAACCCGCGTTCGCGGGGACGCTCCTCCTCGGAATCGTCATGATCCCCGGGAGAATGTTTCAGACGAACCACTTCACGCACGACCGGTCGGGGGACTGGATTCCGTGGGATACCGCCTACAATCTGCTCCAGAGCTGCCTGCCCGACGCGGTCCTCTTTACGAACGGCGATAACGACACGTTCCCGCTCTGGTACCTCCAGGACGTGGAGGGGGTCCGCCAGGACATCCGGGTCGTGAACCTGAGCCTCGTCAACACGAACTGGTACATCAAACAGCTGAAGCATCTCGAGCCCTTCGGCGCAAAGAAGGTGGCGATCGGCATGAGCGATGCCACGATCGACCGGCTTCAGCCGATCCAGTGGAAGCCGCGGGTGCTGACAATCCCGGTTCCGAAGCAAACGTTCCAGGAGTTCGGGGTGACCGACACCTCGCTCATCAACCGCGGTTCGATCTCGTTTACGATGCCGGCCACGCTCAATTTCGGCGATGTCCAGGCCATCCGGGTTCAGGATATCATGGTGAGGGAAATCATCGAGCAAAACGCGTGGAAGCGGCCCATCTCGTTCGCCATGACCTGTTCGGAGGATACGAAAATCGGAGCGGGGCAGTATATGCGGCTGGAGGGATTTGCGTATCGCTTGCTCCCCCAGAAGAGGAACCCCGACGCGAACGTGGAGTTTCTGAACGAGCCGGTGTTGAGGAAATGCCTATTCGACTCGTCCGCCGGGTACAGCACGACCTACAAACCCGGGTTCAGATTCCGCGGGCTCAACGACCCGACGGTGTTTAAGGACGACAACCAGGTCCATTACATCCAGAACTACCGGTATGTCTTCGCCAGGCTGGCGTCCTATTACATCACCGTGACGCATGAGAATGCGAAGGCGGTGGAGACCCTGGACCGGATGCAGCGGCTGATCCCTCCCGGCGTCATCGAGATGGACTTCCGCTTCCTCTACAGCATCGCAAACCTCTACTCGAGCGCCGGCGCCGACCAGCGATTCCGCGCACTCGCCGACACGATCGAGCAATTGGCCATGAATCAAACCAGGATCACCCCGATGGACTTCGAGGGGTTTTACTCCCCCTACAGGATTCTCCTCGATCTGTACGACAAGAAGGGGGAGTATCTCAAGGCCGCTGGGATTCTGGAGCGGGTCGACAGCCTCAGCCCCGGCAACGCCCAGATCCGGAAGGAGATCGAGCGCTACAAGGCACTCGCCGCGTCGCCGAAGACCGCAGATTCGGCAGCCCTGAGGAAATAG